GCGATGACGCAGTTCTCGAAGCCGATCGTGGCGGTCGTGCCGTCCGACTTCGCGACCTGCAGTGTGTTCGCGTCCAGGAACGTGCCCCGGCCGTCGAACTCCGTGATGCCGTTCTTCTTCATCAGGAAGTGGACGCCCTTGACCCGGCCGTCCGCGACCGTGCGGCTGCGGCTGAACGCCTCGCCGTAGTCGAAGGAGACCTGCCCGTCGACCTTGATGCCGTACGTCTTCTGCTCGTGGGTGAAGAGGTGGGCCAGCTCGGCGTTGCGCAGCAGGGCCTTCGTCGGGATACAGCCGACGTTGAGGCAGACACCGCCCCAGTACTTCTCCTCGACGACCGCGACCCGCTTGCCCAGCTGGGCGGCGCGGATGGCGGCCACATAGCCGCCGGGTCCTGCTCCGAGTACGACGACGTCGAAGCGGTCTTCCATGGGGAGGTCCTCTCTGGGTGGTACGGATCCGGTGGTGCGGATGGCTCTGCCCCGATCATCCGTCATGCGCGGGCCCGGACGTGCGGCGGGTGAGGCAGACCACAGGGCTCGCCCCGCATCTGCCCTGGGCCGGAGCCGGGCACACCCGCCGGTCCGAGCCGCAACGGAAGGTTGACCCGGAGCGACCCACGTCCCACAATGACGATCATGATCCAGCACCTGACCGCCGCCGTACGGACGTTCAACGTCCCTTGGCGGCGCGGGTGCGAGCGATCGGGCCGCTAGCTGTACGGAGCCGTGCTCCGCGCCACCCTGCCCGTCCGCTCCCGTATCCGAAGGATCAGACCCGATGACTACAGACCCGACGACTGTCGTACCCCAGCCCCGCACCACCGCGGCCCTGCGTGAGGCGCGCGTTCCCGCCGACGGCATGTACGAGGGCCGCCGCACCCTGCGCCGCCTGCCCGAGAACTGGCAGGAGCGCCCCTACGAACTCCTCGACGTCGTGCCCCAGGGCCGCGTCATAGGCGCCGAGATCCGCGGCGTCGACCTGGCCCGCCCGCTGACGGCGGCCCTGCGCGAGGAGCTCAACCGCGCCCTGCTGGAGTGGAAGGTCCTGTTCTTCCGCGGGGCCCGCATCACCTCCGAGCAGCAGCGCGCCTTCGCCCTCAACTGGGGCGACCTGGAGACCAATCCGCTGCTCGCCCGCGGCGCCGCCGACGACGTCGTCCGCTTCGACAAGGGCGGCAGCGCCACTCCCACGTACGAGAACGTCTGGCACGCGGACGTCACCTTCCGCGAACGTCCCGCGTTGGGCGCCGTGTTGCAGCTGCACGAGGTGCCGCCGTTCGGCGGCGACACGATGTGGGCGGACATGGCGGCGGCGTACGACAACCTGCCCGACACCGTGAAGGCGCGCATCGACGGCGCCCGCGCCGTGCACGACTTCATCCCCGGATTCGCCCGTTTCTACGGCCCGGACCGGCTCGCCCCGCTCCAGGACCGCTTCCCGCCCGTCACCCACCCCGTGGTGCGCACGCACCCCGAGACCGGGCGGCGCATGCTCTTCGTGAACACGTCCTTCACCACGCACATCGTCGGCATGGAACGCGAGGAGAGCGACCGGCTCCTCGGCTACCTCGTGCGGCAGGCCCATGTGCCGGAGTACCAGGTGCGGTTCCACTGGCAGGCGGGCGACGTCGCCTTCTGGGACAACCGCGCCACGCAGCACTACGCCGTCGACGACTACGCCCCGCACCGGAGGGTCGCGGAGCGCGTCGCGATCGCGGGCGACCTGCCGTACTGAGCCGAGCCGGGGCCCGCTGACAAGGGCGGGGCCGGGGCTCAGACCCCGAGCCTCGCCTCCCAGCGGATCTCGCCGTCCTGGACCACATCCGTGGCGGCGAGCCCCGCCGACCTCGCCACGGCCGCGGAGGCCGCGTGGTCGGGATGGACGTGCGCGACGACTGTACGCACGTGCCGTCGCGCCAGCCACTCCACGAGGCCACGAGCCGCCTCCGACGCGAAACCGCGCCCCTGCCACGGCGTCCCGACCACCCAGGCGATCTCCGCGAGGCCCTCCGGAGTGACCGTCGCCTGCACCGTCCCGACCAGGCCCGGACGGTCCTCGGCACGGAGCCGCAGCACCCAGTTGCACCAGGAGACGCCCGGATCGGGGGAACCGGCGAGCATCCGGCGATAACGGGCGCGCAGCGCCTCGACGTCGTCGGGCGCGCCGCCGATGAACGTGTGCAGCGCGGGGTCGCCGAGCACGGCGGCCATCTCGTCGGCGTGCTCGACGCGCAGCGGTACGAGGTCGAGCCGGTCCGTGCGGAAATCGGTGGGGATCATGGGTGCATTGTGCCGATCCCGTCCGCGCCACGCCGCACGCGTATACGAATAGGTGAACTCGACCGAACTGGGAGCAGCTGATGACACACACCCCCGGCACGCACGGCGGCGCCCTCGCCGGAGTCAAGGTGCTCGACCTGTCCCGCGTCCTCGCCGGACCCTACTGCGCCCAGCTGCTCGCCGACCACGGGGCCGACGTCATCAAGGTCGAACCGCCCGCCGGGGACGAAACCCGCGGCTGGGGCCCGCCGTTCGTCGCGCCCGACACCTCCGCCTACTACCGGAACCTCAACCGCGGCAAGAAGAACGTCGTCGTCGACCTGTCCGTGCCCGAGGGGCGCGACATCCTCGACACGCTCCTGCTCGGCACCGACGTGCTCGTGGAGAACTTCAAGGCGGGCACCCTCGCCAAATGGGGTTACCCGGACGACGAGTTGCGCCGCCGGTTCCCCGCCCTCGTCCACTGCCGCATCACCGGCTTCGGGACCGACGGACCACTCGGCGGCCGGCCCGGCTACGACGCGGTCCTCCAGGCCTACGGCGGCCTCATGAGCGTCAACGGCGAGACGGACGGACCGGCGATGCGTGTCGGCGTGCCGGTCGTCGACCAGGTCACCGGCATCCTCGCCTTCTCCGGCATCCTGCTGGCCCTGCACGAACGCCACCGCTCCGGACAGGGCCAGCTCGTCGACTGCACACTCCTGGACACCGTGATCAGCCTCCTCCACCCGCACTCCGCGTCGTGGCTCGCCGACGGCGGCGTGCCGCGCCGCACCGGCTCCGCGCACCCCAGCATCGCGCCCTACGACGCCTTCGACGCGGCCGACGGGCCGCTCTTCGTCGCGGTCGGCAACGACCGGCAGTTCGGGGCGCTCACGGACGTCCTCGACGTGCCCGAGCTGGCCAGGGACCCGCGCTTTTGCACCAACCCGGACCGCGTGCGCCACCAGCGGGAGCTGCGCGCCGAGTTGGAGAAGGCCATCGCGGTCCGCCCCCGCGCCGAGCTCACCGCGCTCCTCACGGCGCGCGGCATCCCGGCCTCGCCCGTCCACGACGTCGCCGAGGCGCTCACCGCACCCCAGGTGCGCCACCGCGGCCTCGTCGTCGAGGACGGCGACTACCGCGGTCTCGCCTCGCCCGTCTCCCTGTCCCGCACACCCGCCGAGGTGCGGGCCGAGGTGCGGGGCGCGGGGGCGGACACGCGGGAGGTGCTCGCGGCCCGGGGGTTCGACGAGGAGGCGATCGAAGGAGCGGTCGTACGTGGGGTGGTACGGGCGCCTGCCATCAAGGACGACGCGTGATTGTCAGTGGCGGGTGCGAGGGTGTCCGGCATGACACCACTGCGACTCACCGACATCGAGGCGGCGCTGCGGGACAGTTGGGGTGCGGACACGGCCGATCCCCGCTCCGGTGAGCCCTGGCTGCCGGGCAACCCCGAGCGGGACCAGTGCGGCGTCACCGCGCTCGTCCTGAACGACCTGCTGGGCGGCGAGCTGATATGCGCCGAGGTCCACGTCGACGGGGCACGCACGGGGTACCACTGGTGGAACCGGCTGGACTCGGGGTTCGACATCGACCTGACCGGCGACCAGTTCCTGCCGGGCGAGTCCCTCACCGAGGGCGTCGCCGTCACCCGGCCGCCGGAGATCCGCTTCTGCCGCGAGGAGTACGAACTGCTGCGCACCCGCGTGCTCCACAGGCTCGCCGAAAGGGGCAACGGCGTGCGGTCGGCGCCCACTCACGCCACGTCGTAGACGTCCAGCCGTCCGCACATCCCGAACCGGCCGCGGGCCGCGGGCTGTTCGGCCCGCACCGTGGCCCGCGCGAGATAGTCGGCGTCGCCGCGCTCCAGCCGGTCGAGCTGGGCGCCGGTCGCCTCCGCGGCGGCGGCCGCACCCGCACGCCAGCGCTCCCGCCAGGCCGCCGCCAGCGGCCGGACCAGGGCGACGGCGGCGCGGTGGAAGGCGGTCAGCGGCTCCGGGTCCCCCGCCTCGGTCGCCTCGACGAGCGCGGTGAACCCCTCGACGGCCAGGTCGCGTCGGTGCCGGGCCGCGGCGGCGAGCTCGGCGTCGCTTCCTTCGGCGGGCAGGGCGACGGCGGCGCGGTAGGTCTCCGGGGCGGCGAGCAGCGGCGGCGGCAGCGTCAGGACGGCGTCGCCGGCCTCGGGGAGTCCGCAGTTCTGCATGAGGACGTCGATGGTCAGTCCGCCGTCGTTGACCAGGCGGTGGATGGTGCCGGGGGTGAACCACACCAGGGCGCCGGGAGAGAGGGGGGTCTCCTGGAAACCGTCCGCGGTGAGGGTCTGCACGGCGCCGCTCCCGCCGGTGACCGCGTACCCCTCCGAACAGGTCAGGTGCAGATGGGGAGTTCCGCCGCGCCTGCCGTCGACGGCAGGCCAGTCGTAGACGCTGAGCCGGGAGACCCCGATGCCGCCGGGGAGTCCTTCGTACGGGACGGGCATGGCCCGCGTTCGGTGCGGTTGGTTCACCATGGACTCCTCGCGACGTCGCCGGGGGCTGGTACCGGTGGAAACACTACGGCCCCCGGTGTCGCCCGACACCGGGGGCCGCCCCGCGTCCCGGCCGCCTTCCCCCACGAAAGGTCACCGGGACTTCCCCTGAGTGTGGTCAGGGTCTGTGATCCCGTCAGAAGGTCAGTGCCGCACCCTCCCCGAGACCCGCCTTCATCGTGCACTGGTTGGCGAAGGTGCTGGTCCAGTTGACGTGCTTGCCGTTCCAGACACCGGCGACGGACACGGTGACCGGACGCCACTCCTTGGTACAGATGGCGTCGGACGAGGCGCCGACGAGCTGGGTGAACTGCCCGTTGACCTTGGCGAGTTCGGCGCAGGCCGCGGCCGCCGACGGGTGGGTGCCGCCGGGCCGGGGTGTACAGGTGAGCGTCACGGCGCGCTCCACCGCCGCGGATTCGGCGTTCTCGCCCTGGCCGACCGTCAGCACGAGGGCGGACGGTGCGTAGAGGCTCTCCGTCTTCGGGGCCTCGGCCTGCGCGGTGCCTGCCGTCGCGGCGAGGACGCAGGTGGCCGCCGCCGCGGCTGCTCCCACGGCCTTGAGGGTGCGACGCATGGTGAACTCTCCTTCGATCGATGCGGTTGGTGACTGCGGTGAGGAGTCTTGCCGGTGCGGAGAGTGATTGCCATACGGATGGTCGATTTCCGGATGTGGCGTTCCAGTGAGCGGTGACCGTACGCTCGTTCGGGCAGCTCAGGGGTGGTGGGAGCGGTTCCGTGTCACCTGTCCAGCATGTGGACGAAAGGCAATGGTATAACCAAGAACCAACCGCTGACCTGCGGAAACGTAAAATTGGTTCTTGCTTCGACTACTTGCATCGTCCGGAAATCATCGCTGATTCGCCCGTCATCCATACGAATCCTTGGCATTTCGGCGGCTACAGCCCTGGATTGGCGGCTGCTCCCTCGGTGCTGATGAGGACGACGGTCGCGTCGGACCCGACCCCCAGTGCGGCGCGGCGTTCGGCACCGCCGGTTCCCGTGAGGGCGGCGCGCACTCCGGCGAGTGAGGCGGCGCCGCACGGTCCCGCGGAGACGCCCAGCTCCGCCAAGTCGCGAACGGCGGACATGCTCTCGGCGTCGGTGACGGCGACGGCCGCGTCCAGGCCGTCGCGGAGCACCGGCCACGCCAGCGAGGAAGGCGTCCCGCAGTTCAGCCCGGCCATCGCCGTGACACCTGCCGGTACGCGCGTGAACCGACCGGCGCGGAGACTCGCCAGGACACAAGCGGCGCCCACGGGTTCCACCGCCAGCAGCGCGGTCTCCATGCCGCGGCCGCTGCGGAGACCGGCAGTCGCCCCGCTGCGGAGACCGACAGTCGCCCTGCTGCGGTAATGCGTGACCGCCGCCTGGGCGAACGACCCCACACCCACGGGCACGGCGACCAGGGCGGGCGACTCCGCGCCCGCCGCCTCCAGTTGCGCGTCGACCTCGGCGAACAGGGTCGCGTACCCCTCGACGACCAGTGCCGGAATCTCCTCGTACCCGTCCCACGCCATGTCCTGGACGAGCACCGCGTCCGGCGCGGCCGCCGCGGCCCGCGCGTCGCGCACCGCCGCGTCGTACGAACCGGCCACCGCCGTGACCTCGGCGCCCTCACCCTCGATGGC
The window above is part of the Streptomyces venezuelae genome. Proteins encoded here:
- a CDS encoding TauD/TfdA dioxygenase family protein, translating into MYEGRRTLRRLPENWQERPYELLDVVPQGRVIGAEIRGVDLARPLTAALREELNRALLEWKVLFFRGARITSEQQRAFALNWGDLETNPLLARGAADDVVRFDKGGSATPTYENVWHADVTFRERPALGAVLQLHEVPPFGGDTMWADMAAAYDNLPDTVKARIDGARAVHDFIPGFARFYGPDRLAPLQDRFPPVTHPVVRTHPETGRRMLFVNTSFTTHIVGMEREESDRLLGYLVRQAHVPEYQVRFHWQAGDVAFWDNRATQHYAVDDYAPHRRVAERVAIAGDLPY
- a CDS encoding GNAT family N-acetyltransferase, translated to MIPTDFRTDRLDLVPLRVEHADEMAAVLGDPALHTFIGGAPDDVEALRARYRRMLAGSPDPGVSWCNWVLRLRAEDRPGLVGTVQATVTPEGLAEIAWVVGTPWQGRGFASEAARGLVEWLARRHVRTVVAHVHPDHAASAAVARSAGLAATDVVQDGEIRWEARLGV
- a CDS encoding CaiB/BaiF CoA transferase family protein, producing the protein MTHTPGTHGGALAGVKVLDLSRVLAGPYCAQLLADHGADVIKVEPPAGDETRGWGPPFVAPDTSAYYRNLNRGKKNVVVDLSVPEGRDILDTLLLGTDVLVENFKAGTLAKWGYPDDELRRRFPALVHCRITGFGTDGPLGGRPGYDAVLQAYGGLMSVNGETDGPAMRVGVPVVDQVTGILAFSGILLALHERHRSGQGQLVDCTLLDTVISLLHPHSASWLADGGVPRRTGSAHPSIAPYDAFDAADGPLFVAVGNDRQFGALTDVLDVPELARDPRFCTNPDRVRHQRELRAELEKAIAVRPRAELTALLTARGIPASPVHDVAEALTAPQVRHRGLVVEDGDYRGLASPVSLSRTPAEVRAEVRGAGADTREVLAARGFDEEAIEGAVVRGVVRAPAIKDDA
- a CDS encoding cupin domain-containing protein — its product is MVNQPHRTRAMPVPYEGLPGGIGVSRLSVYDWPAVDGRRGGTPHLHLTCSEGYAVTGGSGAVQTLTADGFQETPLSPGALVWFTPGTIHRLVNDGGLTIDVLMQNCGLPEAGDAVLTLPPPLLAAPETYRAAVALPAEGSDAELAAAARHRRDLAVEGFTALVEATEAGDPEPLTAFHRAAVALVRPLAAAWRERWRAGAAAAAEATGAQLDRLERGDADYLARATVRAEQPAARGRFGMCGRLDVYDVA
- a CDS encoding SSI family serine proteinase inhibitor yields the protein MRRTLKAVGAAAAAATCVLAATAGTAQAEAPKTESLYAPSALVLTVGQGENAESAAVERAVTLTCTPRPGGTHPSAAAACAELAKVNGQFTQLVGASSDAICTKEWRPVTVSVAGVWNGKHVNWTSTFANQCTMKAGLGEGAALTF
- a CDS encoding pyridoxal-phosphate dependent enzyme, yielding MTDQENDLSAARLPAPLPSPLPWYARPAARAWTCAAPSPDARAFHASLPRYASTTLHELPLLAAELTVARVFVKDESSRFGLPAFKALGASWAIDRILARDAHRAPGPGGARTLRFVTATDGNHGRAVARMARQLGRRAHVFVPDGVHPAAVAAIEGEGAEVTAVAGSYDAAVRDARAAAAAPDAVLVQDMAWDGYEEIPALVVEGYATLFAEVDAQLEAAGAESPALVAVPVGVGSFAQAAVTHYRSRATVGLRSGATAGLRSGRGMETALLAVEPVGAACVLASLRAGRFTRVPAGVTAMAGLNCGTPSSLAWPVLRDGLDAAVAVTDAESMSAVRDLAELGVSAGPCGAASLAGVRAALTGTGGAERRAALGVGSDATVVLISTEGAAANPGL